TTCGCTGGATTCATACAGGTGTGATTTATTAAGAAGCTTAAGCTGGTGAACTATAAATAGTGAATATGCAGTCActacatatcacaaaagaaatcctAACCATTGATTAAATCGCATCATATGCTTAGAGTTTTCAGTAAAGATGAGAACAGACCGAACGTTACACTACGTATGTGAGTACGTTACACACTTGCCTCTCCAATAAACACTCAACTGTGTCATTTCCGCATGAGTTCCGATTCCATTGTCGTGTATAATGTCAATAGTCTGTGCAGTCTCCGATTGAAACCTTCCCTTTCTTCGATCTCTTTTCATAATCTAATTTATGCTTCCTTCTTTCTGGAGATTTTAGGCTAACACATGTTGCCTTCCTCGCTTCGCCATGTGGTTCCTACTTTCTGTTTTCAGCGCATGCGCAATCAgataatttcattcaatatggaggcggagcgaaatggaatttcttcgggacgcaattaattatttatctaGTTTAGATTTTAAAGGTAAATAAGAAGATGGAACTTATCAAGGGTGGTAATAATGTCAAGTGTGCAACGTTTATTACTGAAGAAAAATACATGCGAGtctatttgtgttttaaattgataataatACCCTCTGTCGAAGGTCTAGTACCTTTAACGTTTAATACAAAATGAAAGGTTGTAATGATTGTGAATTATTATGGTGATTATTCCAGATCAAAGTCACGGTGGAATGTTGGCTCGATGAATAGAGATGTGATTcaaatatcacaacatatgtTATGTGTTAGGAATTAAGATTCAAATTTGACATACATATCAAATGAATTACTCTTAAATTTCCATTTCCTCTATTCATTATCGAAACTTTCTAGACAAAATAATTTCCCTACGAAAAGTTATCATGACAGCAGAAAACAGCGAAGAGAACATAACAGATATAGAATAGAAAGAAGGAAATAACAGAAAAGAAAAGTTTTAAAAGGTTTTGGgataagaaaagaaaataattcgAGTAAAAAGTATACCACAACACTGTACAGCGGTTTAATCAATGAGAAACTGCCGGGAGTGAACATTTAAACTGGTACATTCGCAAACAAATAAACGGATTGCCGGGGTGATTTATACTAAAAAAGAAGCGTGATACCGCTGGAATAGTACAAGGAAGTAACAGCTTGAATGACGGccatttatttacatttctatttcaagatatatttgtacatgtatatatatatatagaatgtcACATGGTAGAATCCATATCACATGCCCTATCAGTTTGGGGACCCAATATCAAACACAAGGCTTCGTCACACAAAAGGCTTCATTACACAAAAGGCTTCATTACACAAAAGGTTTCAACCATGTTTTACCAACATGATGTTTCACCACATATCATTGTATTTATCATAAACATTTTAGACACTCAATGtttgattcaaaattttaataaaacaacaacaccaaaTGTTGgtgataaaaatttaatatGTTTACCAAATAAATTTACTGCAACTAATGTCAACTACTTTTCTGTTTATTTTGCACGTTATTTGTTCACACAGATATTTTGTTAAACAGAAAAAAGGAATATTCCATTACTTCAGtcttaaaaaaattaacaacagCTATAACTGTTCCCTCTCATATTACGTCgtttcattatcatttgatGCTTTCTTCAAATAACGTTGAATACAATTTAGATTAAACAGAAAAAAGACGGACAATCATAATAactatatttatttcaatagaAAAAAGTTCAACAAATAAAAACCAACAGCTACTGCGACTAACCGGTCTGTATGGCTACATACGTATCGGTTACTCTTCCTTTTAGATTGATAACTTTCAATCACTATGAGAATAACTGCATATCACACGTAAGatgtttttccttttgttgCTTGGATGTTCATGATTTAATACTGATGAATTCAATACACATTCAACCTCTGACATTCTTACCGGCGATAACAAAGGAAGTGGTCGTCTGCTGAGATGTgaatcggaacacctcggacGATTTCTTCATGTTCATCTAATCGAACACCCAGAAGAAGATTTGATATGCATTTCCATCGCAGTGGTCGGATATGgtgatatgtatttatatcgcaGTGGTCGGATATGGTGATATGCATTTCCATCGCAGTGTTGGATATGGTGATATGTATTTCTATCGCAGTAGTCGGATATGGTGATATGTATTTCTATCGCAGTGGTCGGATATGGTGATATGCATTTCCATCCCAGTGGTCGGATATGGTGATATGCATTTCCATCCCAGTGGTCGGATATGGTGATATGCATTTCCATCCCAGTGGTCGGATATGGTGATATGCATTTCCATCGCAGTGGTCGGATATGGTGATATGCATTTCCATCCCAGTGGTCGGATATGGTGATATGCATTTCCATCTCAGTGGTCGGATATGGTGATATGCATTTCTATCGCAGTGGTCGGATATGGTGATATGCATTTCCATCGCAGTGGTCGGATATGGTGATATGCATTTCCATCCCAGTGGTCGGATATGGTGATATGTATTTCCATCGCAGTGGTCGGATATGGTGATATGCATTTCCATCGCAGTGGTCGGATATGGTGATATGTATTTCTATCGCAGTGGTCGGATATGgtgatatgtatttatatcgcaGTGGTCGGATATGGTGATATGCATTTCTATCGCAGTGGTCGGATATGGTGATATTTATTTTCCCACGGAACTTTTCGTCTCGAAGTTATAATACCTTGTTCTGAATTAGTTTTATAAAAtctcatttaaaaagaaaatacaacaaaacaaaaaccaatgaaataagaaaatataagAGTTTGAATatacaaaattcaaataatgttaaattatagGAATAAATGTAGTGTTGTGCTTAAAAAATGAGATACGTAGGGAAATTTACTGGTTTATAATATGTCCATGTAGTTTAATGAATGCTGCGTAGGTTGTACTTTTTACCCGAGATACATCACTCAGGCATCGCTAACtaattgtattttgtatcacACAGAACAATTAAGGCGGCCAATAAGTATGTCATGAATGCTATCAGGAAATATCAATTCACTTGCACACAAATGTTCGAAACAGCAATGGCATTATTATGCTTTAAGATCAGCTCAAAACACTTTAGCCGAATTTTAATTATGCAGAAAAACACATTCTAAATCAACCAGATATTTCAAAACAGGATAAAATAGAGTAAACAGTGGTTAACTGGTGCTTTAATTGTTTAGAGAGATAACCGATGGATTTACAATTAATTCAGTTAATGAGTTCTGTGTTAACATTTTACTATGCGAGGAGAAATTCATAGGGTGTCTCGTGTCACGTTTATGATACTGATTGgtgattgatatatttactcTATATGTATTGATGCTAGGTATGTGTTTATGCATTTGAAAACGACAATGAAAGTAAAGCAGTCAAGGtttcatttcacaaaaataGCAACTGGACAATGTCTTCCTTGATCTCCTGTCTCCAAGCAGACATTGATGAAACATCACTTCCTTGAGTTTCATGATGTTGTATAAACACTAATCTCTACAAGCGATGGTAGTATTGATGTATGTCCCTCTGTTACCTGACAAAAAATGAACTCAGTATGAGTGACGCtttactaaatatatatgagCATGGAAAAATAGATCTGCTTAAGATAGTAAGAAAGCATAACCTatctatatatcacaaaatacatatcatcatatatatatatagtatacagatatgtatagcacaaacaaattatatattagCAGTACGGTCCTGCATTATCGATGATAATTTGTAAATACAGATAATTTTATTGATCGATTTCATCGTTGTTCAATTAGTATGGCATTATTCTTTTATACAGTTAAAGAGGGGCATTTAAAAGAAAGGTTTCCTATCCTTCTCGGAATCTTCctaaaaagaaatcaaatcaCGTACCAGACGTTGCAGTATGAAGTTCTTCATAAACGTTTGGATTCGAACGTCCCTCCAACGACTCGTACTTTCTGTTATTACAAGGACATAGTTGTTAATTTATGGTTACATAGTTTATCCGCAACATCAATGTTTAAAAAGAATGATATAAGATATCGTACAAATCACAGTGAATCAAAAGCATTGATAATCTACCTACCCACCATCTCCTTCATTGTCAGGAACAATTGGGTTAACTGAaagtacaaataaaaaatcCGTTAATTCGTTTAATGAATAAAAATGAAGCGGTTAGTACATTTAAACGCaaaatttatagatatatgaaaatacacacaaaatagtaCAAATCCTCTTcgtatatgctaccttattacatgttggtatatatataacgtaaAAGAATGAccatagaaaaaaaacactACAATGGGGTGAAATCAGAATAATGGGACTGTTTACCggacaaaaaaaaaccttggtAGCAGCTATACAATATGATTACAGAGTTGCAACCTCTGAAATATCTGACGAGGGAAGGCGACCAAATTTGAATCTTGATAAGCAGCTCAACTATAATTTGGGACGAAACGTCTCTTAAGATTCTGCATCTACATAGTGGTTAATCATAGAACATAGGTTCTCTACATGTCATTCTAGCATTTGCCTTCCGCTCACGAAAAGGTTATCTTTTTTCcactactatatatattacttttgttgtatcttattgtatttgtaGTACTGTTGATATAGCATGTGATTGTGTTCGTGTTCTTTATGTCTTGGTGAAGAGGCGGATCGAACATTCCGAAAAGTATTAGAATTActtttttgtttcatatatatatatatatatatatatatataatatgcattAAAAACCGAATGCGTGTGATTCTTAATCGATGTTACACTATGTCTTACCATGATGGTGTCCTCCGATTTCAGAATACACGGACGCCTTGGCAACCTCATTGGTATCAAGTTCCTGATATGGAGATCtggattgtatataaatagaaaaaaaatatagaatacAGTTGTCACCGCGATACACTCATtcgaaatatatacaaataatttaGTTGAAAGTTGTAGTCTTACCTTTCATTTCCGCTTTGGGATCTGCCTCCTGTAAGAAAATTTGGTAATATACGTTTAACACAAAAATAACTCTCCgcttaaaattaaaaaaaaaataaatagcgtagagaaaaaaaaaccgttTGGCAACATCTGCTTAACAATTAAGACTAACAAATATTAACTGTTACAAACAATGAACAGAAGCGTTTTGTTAAAATGCGaatatatgatgatattataaacatactacATAATGTATTCATTATCAGAATAATACCTCGATCTGAAAGTTGTACATCCTGGTATTCCTTCTGTTTTGGAAGCTGACGTGTTCTGCAACAAAAAGGGAGACAAAACAATGTGTATCTTATCTCATCAGGCACTCGCCTGACTGTTTTTTGAAGCATGATGTTATGCATAAGGAAGCAGTTAGGAAAACATATAACCGACGACCAGCCtgattatttaagaaataattaacaatgatttgtgtattgttgcaggatatacaacgaggacgaggatattttgcaattaaattaataacgaaggccgcaggcctgatttattaatcaaaattacaaaatatccgagtcaaagttgattatttctattctaccatgtactgtttagttctgagatcgacctctttctaatagaaaaacaaagaaaagcaaagaaaccccgagaaaaccttgtaattgaTTGCTTgggtattgcattatttgtttgtgaactaaacatttatttacaggcactacagtactacgatcaagagcatctatcatatggcattgattttgaaaaaataaaaaaaggataaaaagaaaaaaaaattaaaaaaagttgggcctccgtaggatttgAACTCGCGtcgtttataaaaaaaattaaagaagactaacccattagcccatTCGGCTATAGTTATCTTATCTTAAAtatgtgaatattagatatataaaatggtaacagccgtgactcataagcgtgtattattggcacgagcgtgtattattggcacgagcgtgtattattagAAAATAGCAAACGTggtagaatatatattttttaatgttaatgtttCCTTCATGAATCAAAGTAAGCAGACTTGTATATAGGTAGGTGAATTGGAAGATGAGGTCCCGAATAAACATGCTGATCTCTAAAATTCGATAACGAACTAATTTGTACAGATGATTGAGGAGTTGATGGGGAAACGGTATTACTATTTATGCATTTGATGGATTAAAAAGAAGTGATATGACCAATGAGTGGTTATCCCATTTTACTTCTGTTTCGTCAGCACTGAAAACGTAATATGTACGGTTAAAAGGGATGCTCTAAATATTTGGGCAAAAATTGTTCATGGGGggtattatttctttttataattatgtgataagatggggaaaaaaatcaaacatcaaaattgaaatacagAATACTCGTCTAAATCTATATCAATTGCATCTGCTTACCTATGACATAGTCTTCCATTTcctgaaaaataatatattcaGTAAACTGTTTCATACATCTTAATATTCCATTATTTTAACGACTGTTTTGTAACTATTGTATTACATTAGTTCTGTGTAGATAAGTTACAGGTAGTTGAAACGACGATGCAGTTCACTTCATGAATACTTACGTCTGAAATAAATCTCGATTCCAACTGTGAACAATAGCGTGAGTACGCTAGTGACCGTCAGTACAACTCCAGTGACATACATACTGTCAGTTCCACTAGAACATGCTGTATCAAACAAAAGATTATATTTTCTTTCGATCAACATGCATTCACTCCTCTTTCAGGTTATCTCAAGAACAACTCAGGACGATACGCGCACGAAGTTTTCGTCCCCGTTAAAAACACTTAGAAGCTAAGAAATGAAATTATCGAAATATACTTTGTTCAGTCAGTGATCtatttgatataatatacaaaaacgTACTAAGAAAACTGTGACCGTTTACAATATGTGATATAGTTACACATTTGTTTTAGTGTTTAGAACGTACTATAAAATGGAGAATCTGCTGTGGTATCTGCCAAATACTTACGCTCATGAACAGTACAGCCGACAGCATCTGCCGATGTTGTGTTTCCGTACTTATTGTACGCTACAACCTTAAAGAAATAAACATGGCCTCCATCCAGATTGTCTATATTTTGACTATACACGTCACTTCCGTCTGTGTGTTTTGTAATCGACACTGGATAAACCTCTTGTGAGAGAAGAAACCTATCTGTGCTGAAAATAACATGGTAATACTGAGAGTCGCCTCCGTCGCTCCACGATACCTCAGCAGAACTGGCCTTAGTACAGCCAATTAACAGACTGTTTGGGATTCCTGGGTTCACTGTAATATCGAACAGAATGAAGAGGTGATATACATGTTACCATATTACCCATGTCATTTGCATTAAGTTACATGAATATGAAATGAATATTATCTGTATAAAATTGTTTACGCCATACATTATTCTATTAAGATGATGTCGAATCATCTAACGTAATAACTTCAAATCAGGAAAAAATATACTTTTGAATCCCGTATCTAAACTATAGCATACTAACAAGAACATACTGCGTTATGAGACATCAACACATGTCGTATttaaaaaatagattttgaagAACTTGTTACATATCATGCGATATCTCTCCTTAAACACATCGTTTTCCTGCAGACTTTTGCTTTCCAAATTAGGAAACGACGTTACAAATACATTCCGCTAAAACATTGTacaaaagataaacaaaataattcattttactgtataaaatgCTTAATGTCAATAGAAGGCGGGTAAACGCTCCGAGATAAGCATACTTAAAACATGTTCTTAACATTATGTAAACAGGTTAAACAGACTAAACTACCGTATAATACCGGTTTGTAATTTTGAGATTTGCTTTGCGTTTTTCGTCAACTATCGAAAAGATCAATAAAATAAGTGAACATAACAAGTCACGATATGAACCTTCGAAGCATTATATTATAGAACTGTTATTCAGATAGAAGTCATTAACATATTCAGCTATTGATATCGATTTCACTTGATATTTCCCTGACTTTTCATTAATATTGAGAAACCGGATATGTTTTCCGTAGAACTTTATAGCCGTTAGGAGTAAAATACTTACGTTTTTCACGAACTGTGAAGCTAAGCATGGCACTGCCTTGGTTGTTTGTTGCTGTGACGTTATATAATCCAAACCAGCTCTCCTGTATACTGGTCCGAGTCAAAACTGAAATAGCAGTTAAATTCCTCCCCTCAAACGTATTTTGTATAATAACGCCATCCGTTCCGTTTCTAAGATCAGTTGCATCAAAAGATTTGTAGGGTTGGAAGGTCCAGATGAAAGATGGCGCCGGGTTGGAGATGAATGTAGAAGACAAAATAATGGTGTCTGACTGGGATATATAAAACGTCTGGTTTTGGTCGAGCATTTGATACGGATGTGGTTCAtctaaaaagaaaataatgtatGATTGGTCAAATATGGTAACTGCATCAACTAATGGAATGTACCGATAAAGTAATACCTGAATCATGAAATAACACACAGGGTAACTTTTTGCGAAGTTTTCATAGTATTGTAACCTCAATAAACATACCAATGCTCACATTTGTATTAAGCGATAGCACTCATGTGTTATCTACATTATTTGGTATTAGATCCAAATTTTTATGATAATATTGAAAACGAAATGTGACGAGTTTCGTTTTAAATGTTCGAAAATGTCTTAAATGACTGATAACACCTTAACCGTTTTCTTGAATTTACTGTTTTAATCACAAGTTCTACACGTCgaataacaaaatgaaaattgaagaCAGAACATGATATTAAATGGTATTTGTTTGATCAGCATTCAACTTGACTAATGATACCATTCATGATATTTAGTGTTTCGTCTGTCatctaaattgaaaaaaaagagatGATACGAAACCACTACTGGTAGTTgctactatataactatataaaggTTTCAATAACTAAGGGCCAAGCTCCCCTTATTTTACTAATCGGATATTTCAACTACAGTCTGAAAACTAACATTTCACAATAACATTGATCACTTTAGTCGACTCCCCGCCAACATTCCTAGCAGTACATCTGTATgtcccgtgttctgatctgtccagttgtcccagtgacaacacaggtgagacagtaaagttggtgttatccggtcgtgtccagacaaaggtacagccaggtctacagtccgctgtacaggtgatgtccggtaacgtgtcACCCTTTATCCTCGTATACTTGGTCTCCTGTGGTGATAAAATTAGCGAAGAACCAGGACCATCTGTATAGATACATAGTTTTAGCattgatattttcttaaaaaatgttttttgcagTTATTTGTTTATCGTTTGCTCGATTTTATTTATTACCTATAACAATTTGACAAACGTGATATCACTTTGGTATGGTCAACTTATTATTTTCAATTGctgcaataaaacaaatacatgctTTCTTCTGCAATTTAAATGAAGTGGTAGcatggtacatatgtatacattcaCATACACTACTATATGTAGAGATACCGTGATAAATGCTCGGATTTAGAATGCGATAGTAGTATTGGCATGATATGTATTTGATGATTCATTGAAGTGAAACTGTtatcattttgaattaaatcaattttatcgAACTGCTGTATTCTACATTTGTTGTCAATTCACATGTTTCCGTCATAATACTTGAAATCACATGTTTATAATAGACAGATGATACTCATCATACATCATATTCATGTGAAACTAATCATGTTCAATATAATAGGACATTTTACTTacattgtaatgtaacaatgaTTGTTGAAATGGACTCCCCGACAGCATTCCTAGCAGTACACCTgtacgtcccgtgttctgatctgtccagttgtcccagtgacaacacaggtgagacagtaaagttggtgttgtccggtcgtgtccagacaaaggtacagccaggtctacagtccgctgtacaggtgatgtccggtaacgGGTCCCCCTCTGTCCTCGTGTAGATAGTGTCCGGTGGTGACAAAATTATGGAGGTACCGGGACCATCTACCGTGtattaatgttaaaatgtaGATGTTGTTTTGTACAGTAGTGTATGCTCTTTTAAGTACCTGGTTTTATATTAAATAGAAATAGTTAACGTCAACATGTATCAATATAACATGATCATGATGTGCATACGCCATAGA
This genomic stretch from Pecten maximus chromosome 13, xPecMax1.1, whole genome shotgun sequence harbors:
- the LOC117340633 gene encoding hemicentin-2-like, with the translated sequence MTVNDENSEIVLNPEPAPSQAPVPLPVYDENSHVPRPVRLVEIPFPKHNKEVTQTYAVTLTGSSEYAVPGTEFTLTCDVPEEAYAVQLYRRPDVTTTVGAIQVAGDQCYNVKVSPAVPCTPDVCSCVTSGVRLGTVFRWIIQPQTGDHGSVWYCRRTNLNLPDQTLDSDDYTLNVADGPSTVRLTPPTVTYTSTEGQTLPTITCSADCNPACTYSWTKDGQSITTGSGLQLTNIQRDQGGVYRCTAGNGYGSDASINVNVIVDYGPGTSIALSPPNTTYTRTEGDTLPDITCTADCRPGCTFVWTQPDNTNFTVSPVLSLGQLDRSDHGTYRCTARNVVGESTIMTSVTVQYGPGTSIILSPPDTIYTRTEGDPLPDITCTADCRPGCTFVWTRPDNTNFTVSPVLSLGQLDRSEHGTYRCTARNAVGESISTIIVTLQYGPGSSLILSPQETKYTRIKGDTLPDITCTADCRPGCTFVWTRPDNTNFTVSPVLSLGQLDRSEHGTYRCTARNVGGESTKVINVIVKYEPHPYQMLDQNQTFYISQSDTIILSSTFISNPAPSFIWTFQPYKSFDATDLRNGTDGVIIQNTFEGRNLTAISVLTRTSIQESWFGLYNVTATNNQGSAMLSFTVREKLNPGIPNSLLIGCTKASSAEVSWSDGGDSQYYHVIFSTDRFLLSQEVYPVSITKHTDGSDVYSQNIDNLDGGHVYFFKVVAYNKYGNTTSADAVGCTVHEPCSSGTDSMYVTGVVLTVTSVLTLLFTVGIEIYFRRNGRLCHRTRQLPKQKEYQDVQLSDRDLHIRNLIPMRLPRRPCILKSEDTIMLTQLFLTMKEMVESTSRWRDVRIQTFMKNFILQRLVTEGHISILPSLVEISVYTTSWNSVRRCLIKVWLETGDQGRHCPVVIFVK